One stretch of Eupeodes corollae chromosome 2, idEupCoro1.1, whole genome shotgun sequence DNA includes these proteins:
- the LOC129948041 gene encoding 1-phosphatidylinositol 4,5-bisphosphate phosphodiesterase gamma-1, with the protein MNCFSAISVPTLGEMEQTICMLERGTIVTKLFSKHRPEQKKLILVRETRQLLWSPVNSNTRTDFEGSLDLREMKEIRVGKNSKEFRNFAEETKKFETTKCFVVLYGSSFKLKTFSIVALSEQECENWVRGLKYMVQDTIMAPYPMQVERWLRREYYAIENANQHSKEGVNVTVKDFKAFLAGVSCKMTTGKLMEFFSEEDIRRKCDLRFDDFSRLYCRLLVPSTFVADCFLENPCKYSSDSETVTLREFKKFLLAEQQDPMGHDDILASNFVRDFIQDIERDVQEPYFTIFEFLDFLFSKQNDLWDRNRDKIYMDMKQSMSNYWIASSHNTYLTGDQFSSESSTEAYARALRMGCRCIELDCWNGPDNLPYIFHGHTMTSKIKFKDVIKTIKEHAFVTSEYPVILSIEQNCSLEQQRNMAQALTEVFGDMLLTQRCDRLETQMPSPYQLRRKIILKHKKLPEYEDGSSLSSVGGGSGVSLRSQDDNENTRNVIKEGMLYYKDPVDKSWNIYHIVLTQQELIYSSEIDENRDEEHEHSSSSLMPKPKENLVNDELHFGENWFHGKLEGGRQEADALLDAYKHLGDGTFLVRESATFVGDYSLSFWRRNRPNHCRIKLKHENGMTKYYLVDNFIFDSLYSLIVYYRKNMLRSSEFSITLKEPVPQPKKHETQEWFHPNTTKEQAEQVLTKLDVGSFLVRNSVQNANAFVISFTITRKVKHCRILQEGRLYVVDTTQFESLVSLVNYFTRNPLYRNVKLLYPVSQELLKQKLLACQVSLVNESNGSDFNDAFSYMDPSLDDRVTCKALYCYKADKPDELSFPKHAIITNVQRNNTMWWRGDYGGMIQRHLPANYVKVIDASSDEYNCFVGDECSTNESFSRTDSIEIHGAIANLYESNEEGILVKMHIQTPTMQNALVIGFDNQEQAVDWIKAIQEAAQIANQLATERRKKERSARVAKEMSDLIIYFRSVPFKEHGWVFYEMSSFPETKAEKQFLQQNLQLFLAYHRNQISRVYPKGQRLDSSNFNPVPFWNVGSQMIALNYQTGDKAMQMNQAKFRDNGNCGYLLKPKFMCVDNFDPNNPLSISPAEEKIITIRIIGGRHLFRGGKSNNPLVVVEIIGASFDSGIKHKTKVNDNGYNPVWNEICEFSVRNPHFALLRFEVQDEDMFAETHFIAQAVYPVNCIRTGYRSVILRNKFSEELELSSLLIHISVINGSSLRGI; encoded by the exons ATGAATTGTTTTAGTGCCATAAGTGTACCCACTTTGGGTGAAATGGAACAAACCATTTGCATGCTCGAGCGCGGAACTATCGTAACGAAGCTCTTCTCCAAACATCGCCCAGAGCAAAAGAAACTGATACTTGTGCGTGAAACCAGGCAGTTATTATGGTCACCTGTAAATTCCAACACTCGTACTGACTTCGAGGGTTCATTGGATCTGCGAGAAATGAAAGAAATTCGAGTTGGAAAGAATTCGAAGGAGTTTCGCAATTTTGCCGAGGAGACCAAGAAATTCGAAACTACCAAGTGCTTTGTCGTTCTCTATGGAAGCTCCTTTAAGCTAAAGACCTTCTCAATTGTCGCCCTCTCCGAACAAGAATGCGAGAACTGGGTGCGAGGCCTCAAATACATGGTCCAGGACACCATCATGGCTCCCTATCCAATGCAAGTCGAACGCTGGCTTCGAAGGGAATACTATGCAATCGAAAATGCCAATCAGCACTCGAAGGAGGGCGTCAATGTCACGGTGAAGGATTTCAAAGCGTTTTTGGCCGGAGTCAGTTGCAAGATGACCACTGGAAAGCTAATGGAGTTCTTCTCCGAGGAAGATATCCGCCGCAAGTGTGATTTGCGCTTTGATGACTTCTCTCGCTTGTATTGCCGCCTTCTGGTGCCGTCGACATTCGTAGCTGATTGTTTTCTCGAAAATCCGTGCAAATATTCCAGTGATTCTGAGACTGTGACACTGCGAGAGTTCAAGAAATTCCTGCTCGCCGAGCAGCAAGACCCAATGGGCCACGACGATATATTGGCTTCTAACTTTGTCCGTGATTTCATCCAAGACATCGAACGTGACGTCCAGGAGCCGTATTTCACAATATTCGAGTTTCTCGATTTCCTCTTTTCCAAACAGAATGACTTGTGGGATAGGAACCGCGACAAGATTTACATGGACATGAAGCAATCCATGTCCAATTACTGGATTGCTTCGTCACACAATACCTATCTCACTGGTGACCAGTTTTCCAGTGAATCATCGACCGAAGCTTATGCAAGAGCTCTTCGCATGGGATGTCGTTGCATTGAACTAGACTGCTGGAATGGCCCAGACAATCTGCCATACATCTTCCATGGCCACACCATGACATCGAAGATAAAATTCAAAGATGTTATCAAAACAATCAAGGAACACGCTTTTGTTACCTCGGAGTACCCAGTGATTCTATCGATTGAACAGAACTGTTCCCTTGAACAACAGCGTAATATGGCACAAGCACTAACTGAG gtgtttGGAGATATGTTGCTGACCCAACGCTGTGATCGGCTTGAGACTCAAATGCCATCGCCATACCAACTGCGGCGAAAGATAATTCTTAAGCACAAGAAACTTCCCGAGTATGAGGACGGGTCGAGTTTGAGCAGTGTCGGAGGAGGCTCGGGGGTTTCTCTCCGCTCTCAGGATGACAATGAAAACACCCGAAACGTTATCAAAGAGGGCATGCTTTACTACAAGGATCCGGTGGACAAATCCTGGAATATATATCATATTGTTTTGACCCAACAGGAACTTATCTATTCATCCGAAATCGATGAGAATCGCGACGAGGAACACGAACACTCGTCGTCGTCATTAATGCCAAAGCCCAAAGAAAACCTAGTGAACGATGAACTGCATTTCGGGGAGAATTGGTTCCATGGTAAGTTGGAGGGGGGACGTCAAGAGGCAGACGCATTGCTTGATGCCTACAAGCACCTTGGCGATGGAACATTCCTGGTCCGTGAGTCGGCTACATTTGTGGGAGACTATAGTCTTTCATTTTGGCGTCGCAATCGCCCCAATCATTGTCGCATAAAGCTGAAGCACGAAAACGGCATGACGAAGTACTATTTGGTCGATAACTTTATTTTCGACAGCTTATACAGCCTGATTGTGTATTACCGCAAGAATATGCTGCGCAGTTCGGAGTTCTCTATCACTCTCAAGGAACCAGTTCCACAACCAAAGAAACACGAGACCCAAGAGTGGTTTCACCCGAATACCACCAAAGAACAAGCCGAGCAGGTACTCACAAAATTGGACGTGGGGTCTTTTCTTGTTCGCAATAGTGTGCAGAATGCCAATGCCTTTGTGATCTCGTTCACCATTACCAGAAAAGTGAAGCACTGTCGTATACTGCAGGAGGGGCGGCTTTACGTCGTCGACACCACGCAGTTCGAGAGCCTGGTTAGCCTAGTAAACTACTTCACCCGAAACCCTCTCTACAGGAACGTTAAACTGCTGTATCCGGTTTCGCAGGAACTTTTAAAGCAGAAACTGCTAGCTTGTCAAGTGTCACTGGTAAACGAAAGTAATGGAAGTGATTTCAACGATGCGTTCAGTTATATGGATCCCAGTTTGGACGACCGTGTCACATGCAAGGCTCTCTATTGCTACAAGGCCGACAAACCTGACGAATTGTCATTCCCAAAACATGCAATCATAACAAATGTCCAACGGAATAATACTATGTGGTGGAGGGGAGACTACGGTGGTATGATTCAACGTCATTTGCCGGCAAACTACGTCAAAGTGATCGATGCTTCGAGTGACGAATACAATTGTTTTGTAGGCGATGAATGTAGTACAAATGAGAGCTTCTCGCGAACTGATTCGATTGAGATTCATGGAGCCATTGCAAATCTGTATGAGTCCAATGAGGAGGGCATCCTCGTGAAGATGCACATTCAGACACCCACCATGCAAAATGCCCTTGTAATTGGATTTGATAACCAGGAACAGGCAGTTGATTGGATCAAGGCCATTCAGGAGGCAGCCCAAATTGCAAATCAACTGGCTACGGAGCGGAGGAAGAAAGAGCGCAGTGCACGAGTGGCTAAGGAAATGTCAGACCTCATCATCTACTTCAGAAGTGTGCCCTTCAAAGAGCACGGTTGGGTGTTCTATGAAATGTCCAGTTTTCCAGAGACAAAAGCCGAAAAACAATTCCTCCAGCAAAACCTGCAACTGTTCCTGGCATATCATCGGAATCAGATAAGTCGAGTATATCCCAAGGGCCAGCGCTTGGACTCTTCGAATTTCAATCCTGTGCCATTTTGGAATGTCGGCTCCCAAATGATTGCCCTAAACTACCAGACCGGCGACAAAGCCATGCAAATGAATCAGGCCAAATTCCGCGATAACGGCAATTGTGGTTATCTCCTAAAGCCGAAATTCATGTGTGTGGATAATTTCGATCCCAATAACCCACTGTCCATCAGTCCGGCGGAGGAGAAAATCATAACTATTCGAATAATAGGTGGGCGACATTTGTTTCGAGGCGGCAAGAGCAACAATCCTTTGGTTGTTGTAGAGATTATCGGTGCAAGCTTCGACTCTGGCATCAAGCATAAGACTAAAGTCAATGACAACGGATACAATCCGGTCTGGAATGAGATATGTGAATTCTCTGTTCGCAATCCGCATTTTGCATTATTGCGTTTCGAGGTGCAAGATGAGGATATGTTTGCCGAAACCCATTTCATAGCACAAGCTGTGTATCCTGTCAATTGCATACGAACTGGTTATAGAAGTGTTATTTTAAGGAATAAGTTTAGTGAAGAACTCGAACTTTCATCGCTTCTAATACACATATCTGTTATAAATGGCAGCTCCTTGAGGGGTATTTAA